One region of Salvia miltiorrhiza cultivar Shanhuang (shh) chromosome 3, IMPLAD_Smil_shh, whole genome shotgun sequence genomic DNA includes:
- the LOC131015256 gene encoding cyclin-A2-1-like, with the protein MKHAVMNDENRPSNLGEPTARVTRARAKFLGSSNGLPPLYPSTKQDDKRVSRASLKRAAPDKPAGSSAACHPRKKRAVLKDVTNINCENLYINCINAAKGQPIRQDRKGSLQKKGKVESACYAKNSKVLGVKEENIVDEIHQVEAEGSQDTCPAEDLPTEPTELKNEEMSAAAGPVPLKIDSIKSWGPSDRDEVVLCMKQENLEDRGVIDIDSKHRDPQMCSLYAADIYTSLFARQVDRKPSPDYMENLQRDITQRMRSILIDWLVEVTEEYGLVPDTLYLTVNLIDRFLSENYIDKKKLQLLGVTCMLISSKYEEICAPRVEEFCFITDNTYTKEEVVHMESRVLNFLRFQLSVPTVKKFLRRFIQAAQASYKVPSVELEFLANYLAELTLIEYSFLKYLPSLTAASAIFLARWTLDQSDHPWNPTLEHYTRFKAPELKNTVLELQDLQLNTKGGDLSAIREKYKQTKFKCVSTLRSPESVESLF; encoded by the exons ATGAAGCATGCAGTCATGAATGATGAGAATAGGCCATCCAACCTTGGGGAGCCTACTGCAAGAGTCACAAGAGCACGGGCAAAATTCTTAGGCTCATCAAATGGATTGCCACCTCTATATCCTTCAACAAAACAAGATGACAAACGGGTCTCACGAGCAAGCTTGAAAAGAGCTGCACCTGACAAACCAGCAGGGAGTTCAGCTGCTTGTCACCCGCGTAAGAAAAGGGCTGTTCTTAAGGATGTAACTAATATCAACTGTGAAAACTTGTACATAAACTGCATCAATGCAGCGAAAGGTCAG CCTATCAGGCAGGACAGAAAGGGGTCCTTGCAGAAGAAGGGAAAGGTTGAATCTGCTTGTTATGCTAAAAATTCCAAGGTTCTGGGAGTTAAAGAAGAAAACATAGTGGATGAGATACACCAAGTTGAAGCGGAGGGATCCCAGGATACCTGCCCTGCTGAAGACTTGCCAACTGAACCAACTGAAttgaaaaatgaagaaatgTCAGCTGCAGCAGGTCCGGTTCCTCTGAAGATAGATTCCATCAAAAGTTGGGGTCCATCTGATAGAG ATGAAGTCGTGCTTTGCATGAAACAGGAGAACTTGGAAGATAGGGGAGTTATTGATATAGATTCAAAACACAGGGATCCACAGATGTGTAGCCTCTATGCAGCTGATATATATACTAGTTTATTTGCAAGACAG GTTGACCGAAAGCCTTCTCCAGATTACATGGAAAATCTGCAGCGCGACATCACCCAGAGAATGCGGAGTATTTTGATTGATTGGCTTGTGGAG GTTACGGAAGAATATGGTCTGGTCCCTGATACTCTCTACCTCACTGTAAATCTCATAGATAGATTCCTATCTGAGAATTACATTGACAAGAAAAAGTTGCAACTTCTTGGTGTAACATGCATGCTAATTTCATC GAAATACGAAGAAATTTGTGCACCTCGTGTGGAAGAATTTTGCTTTATCACTGACAACACATACACAAAAGAAGAG GTGGTGCATATGGAAAGCCGAGTTCTGAACTTCTTGAGATTCCAATTATCCGTTCCCACCGTGAAGAAGTTCCTCAG GAGGTTTATTCAAGCAGCACAAGCTTCTTATAAG GTCCCTTCTGTTGAGCTGGAATTCCTGGCAAATTATTTAGCAGAACTAACTCTAATCGAGTACAGCTTCCTCAAATACCTTCCATCCCTAACCGCTGCCTCCGCCATCTTCCTAGCTCGATGGACTCTCGATCAGTCCGACCATCCATGG AACCCGACTCTGGAGCACTACACGAGGTTCAAGGCACCGGAGCTGAAGAACACAGTCCTAGAACTGCAAGACTTGCAGCTGAACACAAAAGGAGGCGACCTCAGCGCCATCCGTGAAAAGTACAAGCAAACTAAG TTCAAGTGCGTCTCAACTCTGCGCTCACCAGAATCTGTGGAGTCGCTCTTCTAA
- the LOC131019099 gene encoding uncharacterized protein LOC131019099: MALVEKPSIASLSCLFLCPNSFLCNPNVLSIRSFSTARVKKITTPSPEIYDVLVHNHQFSPELAAALASSRLPKSTTPGRADSVLSFLKEKSFTTAQLQKLVGYYPRILGLTIEGFEFRFKPFRDLGLSSEEIAKIISNNQMILQLSMASNIIPKLSMLKGLLGSNEEVARLLKNCAWFVLSDLEKKLMPNVEILKSCSIPMERIVHFLHSEPRCFLVKSDIMRKSADKAIEFGVSRTSVVFIHALKVLSFTGEETWEVKMETLRDLGFSDDDIFTMFRNHPNVFGALAKTMKNKIDVLLATGKYNISDIVAFPAALGFSIEKRLEPRIQILRCLESRNLIEKWPALSGLSRSTNDRFFDSFVRPYCDEIGRECITKICQGQREMKLSVDVQETCMKS, from the exons ATGGCGCTGGTGGAGAAACCCTCAATCGC GAGTCTCTCTTGTTTGTTTTTGTGCCCTAATTCATTTCTCTGCAACCCCAATGTTCTCTCAATCCGCTCTTTTTCGACTGCGAGGGTTAAAAAAATCACAACCCCTTCCCCTGAAATTTACGATGTGTTGGTCCATAACCACCAATTTTCTCCTGAATTGGCCGCCGCACTTGCTTCATCGCGCTTACCTAAATCTACAACTCCCGGAAGAGCTGATTCAGTGTTGTCATTCCTTAAAGAGAAGAGCTTCACGACTGCTCAGCTGCAGAAACTCGTCGGATACTATCCTCGGATTCTAGGGCTTACGATTGAGGGCTTTGAATTCAGATTCAAGCCATTCCGAGACTTGGGGCTTTCTTCCGAGGAGATTGCGAAGATAATTTCCAATAATCAGATGATTTTGCAGTTATCTATGGCCAGCAACATCATTCCCAAATTATCGATGCTGAAGGGCTTGCTGGGATCCAATGAGGAGGTGGCCAGACTCTTGAAAAATTGCGCATGGTTTGTGTTGTCTGATTTAGAGAAGAAGTTAATGCCAAATGTGGAAATCTTGAAGAGCTGTAGCATACCAATGGAGCGTATCGTTCACTTCCTCCACTCCGAGCCGAGATGTTTCCTAGTCAAGTCGGATATTATGAGGAAATCTGCAGACAAGGCCATCGAATTTGGGGTCTCTCGGACTTCGGTTGTTTTCATCCACGCTCTCAAAGTTCTCTCTTTTACGGGCGAAGAGACGTGGGAAGTCAAGATGGAAACTCTCCGTGATTTGGGATTTTCTGATGATGATATATTCACAATGTTCAGAAACCACCCTAATGTGTTTGGAGCGTTGGCAAAGACAATGAAGAATAAAATAGATGTTCTGCTCGCTACCGGGAAGTACAATATATCCGATATTGTCGCTTTTCCGGCGGCACTTGGGTTCAGTATTGAGAAGAGGCTTGAGCCGCGGATCCAAATTCTAAGATGTTTGGAAAGTAGGAATCTCATTGAAAAGTGGCCAGCTCTTTCGGGACTTTCTAGATCTACAAACGATAGATTTTTTGACAGCTTTGTTAGGCCTTATTGCGACGAGATTGGCCGTGAATGTATCACAAAAATATGTCAAGGGCAAAGGGAAATGAAGCTTTCAGTGGATGTTCAAGAAACTTGTATGAAGTCCTAG
- the LOC131015257 gene encoding serine/threonine protein phosphatase 2A 57 kDa regulatory subunit B' kappa isoform-like: MWKQILGKLPRKSPKSDPDSPRSPNPGPNSSSAGNPAAKRASAAVFPACVIAGIEPLLAFKDVPSSEKMNLFISKLSLCCVVFDFTDPVKNVQEKELKRATLLELLDFVSQNPPKFTEPAILASCKMCSVNLFRVFPPSTRSSSSGSGENDNDDEPTFDPAWSHLQIVYDFLLKFVTSPSLETKVAKKYINYSFILRIIDLFDSEDPRERDCLKAILHRVYGKFMVHRPFIRKCMSSVFYRFVFETEKHNGIAELLEIFGSVITGFALPLKEEHKIFLSRALIPLHKPKSLGVYFQQLSYCVSQFIEKEPKLASCVIKGLLKYWPVTNSQKEVMFLGQLEEILEIINMAEFQKVMVPLFWRLGHCINSYHFQVAERALFLWNNDQVVNLIAHNRQVIVPIVFPALEKNAENHWNQAVLNLTLNVKRMLAEMDDALIVACIASYKEEQARKKSNVERRKEVWERLENAASLQPVTGRTAVLVSSV; encoded by the exons ATGTGGAAACAGATTCTTGGTAAATTGCCTCGGAAATCCCCGAAATCAGATCCTGATTCTCCAAGAAGCCCTAACCCGGGGCCGAATTCATCGTCTGCTGGCAACCCTGCTGCGAAAAGAGCTTCAGCTGCAGTCTTTCCGGCCTGTGTGATTGCTGGAATCGAGCCGTTGCTCGCGTTCAAGGACGTCCCGAGCTCAGAAAAGATGAATCTCTTCATAAGTAAGCTGAGTCTCTGCTGTGTAGTGTTTGATTTCACTGATCCCGTGAAGAATGTTCAAGAAAAGGAGCTTAAGCGAGCCACATTGCTCGAGCTGCTTGATTTCGTATCACAGAACCCCCCAAAATTCACAGAGCCCGCGATTTTGGCATCCTGCAAGATGTGCTCGGTTAACTTGTTTCGTGTTTTCCCACCAAGTACCCGGTCTAGTAGCTCGGGTTCAGGTGAGAATGACAATGATGACGAGCCAACATTTGATCCGGCCTGGTCGCACTTGCAGATAGTGTACGATTTCCTGCTCAAGTTTGTGACTTCGCCCTCTTTGGAAACTAAAGTCGCCAAGAAGTATATAAATTACTCGTTTATTCTGAGAATCATCGACTTGTTTGATTCAGAGGATCCCCGGGAAAGGGACTGTTTGAAGGCAATTCTCCACAGGGTATATGGGAAGTTTATGGTTCATCGTCCATTTATAAGGAAGTGTATGAGCAGCGTGTTCTATAGATTCGTGTTTGAGACGGAGAAACACAATGGGATTGCAGAGTTGTTGGAGATTTTTGGGAGTGTGATCACGGGATTCGCCTTGCCTCTAAAAGAGGAACACAAGATCTTTCTTTCGAGGGCACTGATTCCTCTGCACAAGCCAAAGTCACTGGGGGTTTACTTTCAGCAGCTGTCGTATTGTGTGAGTCAGTTTATTGAGAAGGAGCCGAAGCTGGCTAGTTGTGTGATTAAGGGGCTTTTGAAATATTGGCCCGTCACGAATAGCCAGAAGGAGGTGATGTTCTTGGGTCAATTGGAGGAGATTCTTGAAATAATTAACATGGCTGAGTTTCAAAAAGTCATGGTTCCGCTGTTTTGGCGTCTTGGCCACTGCATTAACAGCTACCATTTTCAG GTAGCCGAAAGGGCTCTTTTCCTGTGGAACAACGACCAAGTCGTGAACCTAATTGCGCACAACCGGCAAGTTATAGTGCCAATTGTGTTCCCAGCTCTGGAAAAAAACGCAGAGAACCACTGGAACCAGGCCGTCCTGAACTTGACCCTAAACGTGAAACGAATGCTGGCAGAGATGGACGACGCGCTGATTGTGGCCTGCATTGCAAGTTACAAGGAGGAGCAAGCCCGGAAAAAGTCCAACGTGGAGAGACGGAAGGAAGTGTGGGAGCGTCTAGAGAATGCCGCGAGCCTCCAGCCGGTGACAGGAAGGACTGCAGTTCTGGTAAGCTCAGTGTAG